GCAGCTCAGAGTCAGTttgcttgttttctcttcttctcaagAAGttccaggagggcttccctggtggcgcagtggttgagaatccgcctgccgatgcaggggatacgggttcgtgccccggtccgggaagatcccacatgccgcggagcggctgggcccgtgagccatggccgctgagcctgtgcgtccggagcctgtgctccgcaatgggagaggccacaacagtgagaggcccgcataccgcaaaaaaaaaaaaaaaaaaagaagttccagGAAATGTCACTACAGAGTTCAGGGCTACTATTATCTCAGGCCTCGCTTCCTGTGGTCCCTGGACGTGCCAGAGGATCAAGAGGACAAGCTGCATCTGCTCTGGGGCCTGGACGGTTACTCTGCTTAGGGCAAGAAGCACCAGCTGACTTCCTTGCAGTTATATCTTTTCATGCCATGGCCTATTCCTGAGGAGTAGAATTTTCTGGAATTGGGGAATCGCTGTGTACTGCCGAGAAAGCTGTGGAGCTACTTAGGAAGTAGATAAGATCCAGAGGGGAAGCCTGCATAGGAGCAGGTGCCTGCGTGGTGGTGTGTCCCAACACCTGCCTGATACTGAATCTCCTGCCTTCTTCTTTGATGGATTGACTGGGACCTTTCCCACTGGGCCATCCTGCTAGACTCATACCTGTGACCAGAGTCACGGCCACAGCATCTGACCCCATGGTCACACATGCAGACTCTTGGTTCCTCAGATCAGCTAGTGGTCCCATGGCAGGACTCAGCTCCATGGGAGGGAACAGACAACGGCTACTGGGAGTGGGGGGTGTGAGTGTATATCACTGGTCTGGAAAGGGCAGAATGCCCAGCTGGGGAGAAGTGGTCCTCTGGCACCCTggatgggggtgggaagaagagcaggagaaagagaaaagagaggaggtgGGCTGTGAGAAGGGAGACGTGGACTGAAGTCAGATTTCACTAGCATCATCTTTACACCAGTAAGTGAGATTCTCTCGAAAGTGAACCAAATCCCAGTCCCATCCCACAATGGGGTTGGGATGCAATGAGGGTCATCTCCTTTCTACTCTGATCTGGCATTTGCTACTCTCTTAGCTCCTTGTCTCAAACAAGGATTAAGAAATGctatttcaaaacaaacaaacaaacaaaacacaggcTGGTAGAAAAGGAGACTTCACCTTACATAATAGTGTAATTCTGGAACTCTGTGAATGGAGATAAACCTTTGATATTTGGGCtgtgtattcaatatcctggagGATCTGCTATGACCTGTGACATCCGTAGGTGGCCTGTGTTGGAGCCAGGCTGTCATGCTGCCCCTCCAGCCCACCCAGTGAGTGCACCTTGATTGTTCACAGCCCTCTGCCAGCACCAGAGCGCGGGGCCTGGGAGGCCAGGCAGGAATGCCAAGCAGAGATGCAGGGCTGTGCATTTACCCACGTGGCCGGGGCCCTGGTGGTCTAGGGCCTGCAGGTACCCGCAGGTAGTCTCCAGCCCCCGGGCACATTTCAAGAATTCATGCACTGCAAGCCTGCTCTTCCCAGATCCTCCACACCTCctcttccattcttctttctctctgtgccTTTTTGGGGCTTGgctgctttccttccctcccGTACGTAGGATTCTTGCCTCTTCGCTGAACGGTGCCTCCTCCAGCACATGCCAACAAAACTCACATGTGCGGCATTTATgttactggtgagctttcccacCTACCGTCTCTTTGTATTTTCACAATACCtccaaaaaattgaaatgatCCCTACTTAGGGGAAAAataaacggaggcacagagaggcagcATCCTGACGCTGGAGTTCAGGTAGCCTGAGCCCCAGTCCTTGCACTTTCCATGTCTTCTCTGGGTAATGAGCTGTGTACATGCTGACCAGCCCTCAGGCCATGGTTGCCGCTATTATGCTTTAGTGACGTTTCctgggaaggggttgggggaaaCACTCCCCATGAAATTCTAAGGGAGGAGATAgaattgcaattttttttttttttaccatttccttattttatagTCTCAAGTATTCTAAGTACACACATTCGTACCCTCTGGGTTCTTAGAAAGGGATTATTACTTTGAAAATTCCCCAGTCATCACTGTCTCTGGAAAGCCCTGCCATCTCCTGCCTTCCTCACTTATCCTGCAAGAACCACTTCAGTGTATCCTCCCAgcacgtgcatacacacacacacacacacacacacacacacacacacacacacacacacacacacacacacacacacacacacacactccaggaagcctgccctgtTGCAGCCTGGGTCCCCTTTGCATGTCTCAGCAGTGCTCAGGCCCTCTGGTTAGGTGGCATATGATCATTTGCTGTGCTGTCACTAGTGCAGGCCACTGCTTCATCTGACCTCACCAGCAAGGCCTCTAGCTTCTTGAGCATAAAAAGGAAGCTGTGAAGTCAGGAAGCTTCTGTGTTAGCTGCTGGGTCCACCTCTGGCATGATCTGCTTCAGTAAACTCTCCCACGAGTACATCTGATTGGCAGACCTAAACCACCTCCTGAGCCtggctgcaagggagtctggggattgtagttcttctctttCCAACCTGTGCACTCTCTGTTTAGCTCTAGGCAGACAAATGCCCATTCAGTCCCCAGAATTTATATTATCACAGAAAGAAGACAGGGCCTATCAGCATTTGCCTCCAGTAGTGCAAAGTTCTCCGGCTTAAAAAGTGATGTggaagggctggggctgggacatTGCAGCATATGGCTCAGACACTAAAAGACTTTGTGTAAATCATCTAAGCCTTCAGCTTCAGGTGAACTTGGTTCTGGAGGAAGCAGAAACTCCATCTCCTAGAAGCCTTTCCTTTACACTTAATCAATGGACTAAACTTTTGGAAGAACTTAGCAGGTATTTTGGCTGTGATAGCCTAGGTGATGCTGGGTGATAAATAGcccatgactgggcttccctggtggcgcagtggttgagagtccgcctgtcgatgcaggggacgcgggtttgtgccccattccaggaagatcccacatgctgcagagcggccgggcccgtgagccatggccgctgagcctgcgcgtccggagcctgtgctctgcaacgggagaggccacaacagtgagaggcccacgtaccgcaaaaaaaaaaaaaaaaaaaaaaatagcccatgACTGTCAGTGgcttaaaatgaaaatgactaGAGTTCACATTTGGCTTATGCCACCTGTCCAGTGCAGACTGGTAAGGGACTTCAGAGTGACCCAGGGACTTGGGCTAAGGCTCCCACGTGCATTCCTGGCCAGGCAAGAGAAGCAGAATGTGGCAAAGCCGCATGCTTGTTTTTGCCAGGAGGGGCCATGTCGCCGGCCACCATATCTCGCAAGCCAAAGCAAGTCACGcagctcaccttttttttttttttttttttttaacatttttactggagtgtaattgctttaaaatggtgtgttactttctgctttataacagagtgaatcagctatgcatatacatacatccccatgtctcctcccccttgcgtctccttcccaccctccctatcccacccctctaggtggtcacaaagcaccgagctgatctccctgtgttatgtggccgcttcccactagctatctattttacatttggtagtgtatatatgtccatgccactctctcactttgtcccagcttgcccttccccctccccgtgtcctcaagtccattctctacatctgcatctttattcctatcctgcccctaggttcttcagaaccagttttttagattccatatatatgtgtcagcatacggtatttgttttcctttttctgacttatttcactctgcatgacagactctaggtccatccacctcactacaaataactcaattatgtttctttttatggctgagtaatattccattgtatatatgtgccacatcttctttatccgttcatctgtcgatggacacttaggttgattgcatgtcctggctactgtaaatagagctgcagtgaacattgtggtacatgactctttttgaattatgattgtctcagggtatatgcccagtagtgggattgctgggtcatatggtagttctatttttcgttgtttaaggaacctccatactgttctccacagtggctgtatcaatttacattcccaccaacagtgcaagagggttccctttcctccacatcctctccagcatttattgtttgtagattttttgatgatggccattctgactggtgtgaggtgatacctcattgtagttttgatgtgcatttctctaatgattagtgatgttgagcatcctttcatgtgtttgttggcaatctgtatatcttccttggagaaatgtctatgtaggttttctgcccatttttggattgggttgtttgtttttttgatattgagctgcatgagctgcttgtaaattttggagattaatcctttgtcagttgcttcatttgcaaatattttctcccattctaagggttgtcttttcgtcttatttatgttttccttaaCTTTAAAGGAGTAGAAAGTTCGGTCCTCCCTGTGCCAGGAGGACCTGAGAAGCACACTGTGCGGAACAGCACTGATTACCTCCAGGGGGAGGGCGAGCGGAGAGCCGTGTCCCTTACAACCTCCGTTTCCCTCATGGCTCCAGCTGGGGTAACTTACGATCCCtgttagcatttttctttttctccaagcaCTGAAAATTTCAACTTGAAAGATACTGATAAAATTTTTACTTGAAATGGCCTGTGAAAAAGCAGCACAGTCCCCAGGGACAAAATTCTCATCATGCTTTTCCTCAAATACATCAGCGGTTCCGAGTCTGTCATGATTTTGTGGGCTGGGAATGCTGCGTGTTTACTTGTGTATAAAAATCCTGTCTTCCTTGGATTAGAGTAGAGAGATGATGGACACAAGAGGCAGACTCCAGAATGTTTCGGGTTCAGCTCAAGTGCCCCACCCTTGCCCCAGGCTTTCTCTGACCACCTTCTCTCCAGTTGGAAGCCATTTCTGACTCTTATGAGCCTGCACTTTTCCTGCACTCCCCCATCCCAGGACTTGTCAGGGTCGCTTATTGTATTATCGATGTTCGTATAAGTGTCTCACTTCCCCAATTAGGCTGTGAGCTCTTTGAGAGCTGGAACCTGATTGGCTCCATCTAGGACTTTCCCCCTGCACAAGTGGCATTTATTAAGTATTTCTGAATAGCTCAATGGATGTACGAATCTCATCTTAGAGCCTTTTCTGCAGGAGATTCTCGGTGTCTTCTGAATGAAACAATGACTGGATGGATAAACGGATGGATggacaaattgaagaataaaagactGAATATGTATAGAGGCTAGTTAACATCTCATAGGGGAAATAAGCCTATTCCCCCCACATGGCTGTGCTAATTCTGACCAGCTGACACATAAATGTAGATTCTTGGAACAGAAGGGACAGATGGGAGTGCGGTGTCTCGGGGAAACCTCTTCCCACCCTGCAAACGGAGGCCAGGCCCCTCTGTGGCAGCAGTGTCCCCTGTACATGACTGGGCTTTGGTCATGACTGAGTCCTCAGGTGCCAGGGGCAGGCTTTCTGGACACAGGGGCATAGGGCATGGCTCTTCCTGTCTGAGCATTTCTGTGGCCCAGGCtgagtttgggggaaggagcgacaGGCCAGCGGAGCCTCTAGGGATTCTTGCCGGCGAGACTGCTGTGACGTGTCTCTGCTGCCCACGTTCCATGTTTTCGAGGCTGAGCCGGGGGGATCTCTGCAGGCCCCCAGAGCCCACACGAGGTCAGTAGGTCGAGGCAGCAGGGGCAGACGGATGGCCCCAGAGCAAGTGTTCCTCATCTGTCCCCTCACCCGTGGGGAGGAGCCTCAAGCACCATTTCCTCTTTCTCAGGAGATGCCATCGCGAATTCCCATGCCTCCCAGGTCTCTCCCCGGGGTGGAGTcttgaggaagggaggggagacaggCAGGGGGAGGAAGGGCCGGAAGGTGGCGCATGTGTCCAAGAGGCGGTGGGGTGAGGGGACAGACACCCCCTTTTactaaaataaagacagaaacctcccctccctctgctgtctcctTTCCCATTTCCCCTTCGGCTCAAGTAAAGGCAGAGAGGTGAGAAATGGTCCCTTTGCTGGGCTTGGCATTTGAGTTAGAGGAGGTTAGACCTCTCTGCCTTGGTCTTCATttcatgagaaagagaaatgtatgGATGCAGAAGGAAGCGCAGGAGTTGGGGACCATCTTCCCTCCAGCGTGTCAGTGTGGTTCCACCAGGGCAACGGGCCTGGAGAGGCACCAGGCCAGCGGGATGCTACTTGTGGATGCTGGCTATGGGCGGCCCCAATGCCCTGCCAGAGATGCCCGAGTAGGAGTCCAGCTCCTCTCCTCAGCCTCCCACAGAATGATGCTCTGTGGCCAAGCAGGTACCAAAGGATAAATGTGCTATATTAACATGAACACTAATGACAAATGCACTGCAGTAGTAAGCACATCGTAGATACACAGAATATTCTCTATATAGtctgaacatagatacaaaataagTTATACTTGTCTTTGTTTTCCATCACAGTAGGAGCATAGCATACAAAGTGACTGAGTCTGTGGCCGCAAAGCAAGCCCAGGGGGAGACCACGAGGGAGACTGTAGGGCACCGAGAACGGTGGGCATTTGCCAGGGACACCGCAGACTCCTGGGGGGTCCTGCAGGGAACAcgacctcagacctctcaaacTGGCCTTCAGAGAATCAGCAGGAGGTCCCACTTGATAAGAGTTGGTGGCTGCATTTGAGCTGGGATGATGCAGGCTAGCGGGTGGGAAGCAGAGCAGAGACAGAGGCAAACAGCACCCAACAGGCCAGCCCACTCTCCCGCCGGTGCTGTGGGGCTTCTGCGATTTTAGGAAGATGGGGAGCATCGCCAGAAGGCACGGTTTGCTTCTGTGCTGTGACGGACGGCCAGACTGATGGCCCACCAAATGCTGGCCGGCCCTTCTCCCTCGCCAGCCTGCTCTGGGAGGCCATGAGGGGGCTGTGCGCTCAGCTTATCTGCCACGGTTTGTCATCAGCCAGAAACGCTGGGATCCTGCACATCGTCACAGCAGAGGGCAGCGTCTGTGGCCCTGGCTCTATCACATGGGAGTTCTGCGACCCTGGGAGGGTCACCTGAACTCCCGAGTCTCAGGCTCCTCTCTGCACATTGGAGGGACTAACACATACTTCCTCGGAGCGTGGTGAGGACCACATGGGATAAGGTCTATAAAGTGCCTAACACAGCTCCTGGCACTCAGAAGAGGCTGGATAAATGTTGAGTCGAGTACAGGCATCCAAACGTAGAGGCCAGGTGGGAAAAACTACGAATCTCACAACAtctgtggaataaaaaccacCTCGAATGGCTATGAGAGCAGAGGATGACAGAAgagtttctttgctttctttcctgccaagtttttccctcctctctctggtTCTGGGATTCTTTGAAGTGAAGTGCAAGCAGGTTTCAAAGCCAGGTCTGCCAAGGCAGTCAGAGCCTAAGCCTGGGAAAGAACAGGGCTCGGGGCCACGTCTCTTCAAGTCTGGGGCTTGGTTCGCTGAGGacgctcccctcctcccctcccctcccatctcctGGCCCCAGAGCAGACTTCATATTAGGAAGCCAAAGAGGGGGGAGAAAGCACAGAAAAAAAGTGGATTGTCTATTAAGTGAAAAGGCTTTTCCGTCTGCTTTGAGTCTGGGGAATCTGGAGGTAGGTGGGCCATCTGTGGGTGAGTGAACTGCCCCCTCTGTGGGAGAAGGCGGGTCTCTGGGCAGTGGAataggggagggaaagagggatggAGACCTAGGCTTGACACCTGGGACCCTGGGAGTGCTCCTGTGCTTCAGCCAATGCTGAGAGCTTGGAGATGTGTCTACGCAAAGATCCACCTGGAAACCTAGGGATCACTGTCCCCTCTTATCCGCAATGCTGTTCtcagcatctgtgtgtgtgtgtgtgtgtgtgtgtgtgtgtgtctgttatgTGATCGCCTCGCCCATCTCCTCTAACACCTGCCTGCTCTGGACCTCCCCGCCTCCCATCACTCGGTGGCTTTCCTCTTGGATGGGGGTATGAGGTGGGCAGGCAGCTCACTGGGCAGCTCATGCCCCTCCAGCTTGACCTTGATGAGGTGGTTGGCCAGTGCAAACTCCTCGTCATCCAACATGCCGTCCTTGTCGATGTCGGCCAGCTTCCAGATCTTGCCCAGCACGCTGTTGGGCAGCTTGGAGCGCACCATCTCCTTCTTGGCGTTGGCGCCCGTGATCTTGCCATCCACCGGTGACAGGGTGTAGAAGATCTCATCGTACATGGGTTTGTCCCTGGCCACCACCCACTCAGCATCATCGatgccctccccagccccctccccatagCCGTGCCCGAAGGGGCCATGCAGGGTGCCCTCAAATGCTCCGCCCTTCACTATCTGGGCGGGCCGCTGTGTCTCCTCCTGGCGTACCAGCACCATGAGCTGGGCAATGTCATGGGCCAGCATGTCGTCCACCACCTCCAGCAGCTTGCTTTTCAGTGGCTGGAATTTGCTGAAGTCCTGGGCCTGCAGCTGGTCCtgcagaaagagggagaaaaaagaaggtgAGGACAGAAGACAATGGAAGGAGATCCACAAAAGATACGAGAGGAGCAGAAAAAAGGCAACGTTGGCTCTTGGTGGATTTTTCGAGAGAGAAAATAGTTGCAGGGGttggagaagaaagggaaatttaaCAATTACTGGTTTGATCCGTTTGGATTTCCTTTAGCGTTCTAGAAAGCAAATACAGTCAGCTGTCTGTATCTgagggttctgcatctgtggatacaCAGGGCCAACTGTACCTCACCGTTTTATATAAtgaacttgagcatccatggattctgGTATCTGtggagggtcctggaaccaatcccctgtggataccgaGGGACAACTATAATTAAATTTCTCTTTAGGTTAGTTTTGGCTATTGAACAGTGAGTGAGTGGTTCTTGAGTGCTGTACCCCTCTGAGACTGAGTCACGCGGGTGTCTACTTCAATAAGGGTTATACTCGAAAACACTGGCAGTGCTTTCACTACgttaattatctcatttagttcCCCGTGACCTTCTGAAAGTGGGAAATCACATGCTGTCCCTATCtagggaaggaaaaatggaggcATAGGCAACTAAAAACAAATCATAGTAGAAGCCAAAGGTCATTCCTAAGCCAGTAGTTCTTAATCAGGATGCTCTCGGGATTATCTGGAGAGAGTTTTCAACTATTGGCTTCTCCCTGAGGGTTCTGACTCAGTAGGTACGGGCAACAGCTCCCCTCCTTGACTTCTCATGACCCCCACAGCACACAGTAAAAGAAATATGTTCCGCTTTGCATGTCTTTGCCATTTTGAAAGGTCCTGAGTCTCAAGCGTCCAGCTTCTCCTTGGCCTCTATAATGATAAGACAAGAGCTTCCCGCTCCCACCCTGGCTCTGGCCACAGCAATCTCAGGACACTGGGAAGAGGCCAATGCACAGGGGACAGTCTCAGAACAAGCACACTGAGTTCACTGCAGAAAAGTTCAGCAAACACCCACGGCTACATTTCAAGACCAAGTGTGAGCCTGGGCATTCTCACCTCCCTTCTAGGGCAGGGCTGGACCAGGGAGGCTAGGGGGGCTGGTGCGGGGGAGGgtggagcagacaagccttttctcctgccctcagcACAACCTCCTAAGGTCCCTGTCTCTCCCAGCCTGTCCACATCTAAGCGTGTTTGGTGGGCTCCCAACTAGGGGGTCCCAGTATCTTCCAGAGGACGTGAGGGTTACTCCACTTGGCCCACACATATGCCCCCACTGGGCAGCTATTTACATACTAATCCAGCATCCCTAACAGAACCTGACATCAGACAGGCAGACACGTGAGAAGGTGAAACCATTTATGTTGCAAAAGAATTCCTCACGTTAAAAAGTCATATGGTCCCTTTCAAATGTCATCTTCCCCAAATGTTTGCTTACAGATCATTAAATTCTTAATACAAAGAGAAACTGAAAGTTGAAACAATACTGAAATTAGTGACTGGCTCCCGGTAGGTGGTTATAGGAATGAATGGATACATGAACAAATGCATACCTTGGAtgtctattctttctttctttttattttactagataggaaattaaaaatgcatatttgggACTATACTGATATTCTGAAATCCTAAAAgcaacaagagcaaaaataataTTACTACTACATCTGCTGCtatgttttcctaattccctaattcttaaaaactttttatttttttattttattttttaataaatttatttattttattgtttatttttggctgctttgggtcttcgtcgctgcgtgtgggctttctctatttgcaaggagcggggtctgctcttcgtagcggtgtgcaggcttctcattgcgatggcttctcttgttgcggagcacgggctttaggcgcatgggcttcagtagttgtggcatgcgggctcagtagttgtggctcgtgggctctagagagcaggctcagtagttgtggcgcatgggcttagttgctccgcagcatgtgggatcttcccagaccagggctcgaacccgtgtcccctgcattggcaggcggattcttaaccactgagctaccagggaagcccttcattttaaaataattacatgagAATCAATCATGAGAAGCTGCAAAAATTGTGCAGAGAGCTAGGTTCCTTGTGCTCATCACCCAGCTTCCTCTACAGTGACATCTCACCTAACTTGCTACTGCATTTTAAGAGCATAGTTGGTGCCAGGCCATGCTAAGTGCCTTGCAAATATTATCTGATATACGCCCACAATATCCATATAAGGTGGTGCTTTCGTAGCCTCGATATgtagatgaaaagacagagggtcAGAGAGGATCCAATTAGTATGGTGTGGTAGTTTTTTGCTTAGACCTTGGACTCTCCTGGGGTTTCTACTTGCAGTCTGTGTAAACACTACTAAAACCGTAGGCAGGTTAATTACCTTTGTaaacctcagtttgctcatctgtaaaaggaggatgAAACGCCTCCCTCAGAGGACTTTTCACACATAAGAAACTATGTGTGACTGACCCTGGCCCAAGAGAGGGGCCCATGATATGCTCCAAAGATGGTGAGCTCCTGTGCAGATTTCTGCTTCTCTGTGGCTTATGTCCCAAATTGCTCCCAAGGAGGAGCTCAGTGGTAAACTTAAGCAATGAAGAAGGGCCAGGAGGATGTCAGGTGACTTGTCCTGTTTCACATGACGTGCTGGCGATTCCAAACCTGTGGTGGCCAGGACTGGGGAAGGTCATGAACTTGAGGTATCGGAGCCCCGAACATCCTCTAACACTGCTGCCCACTGGGAGCACTGGGGCTGCATGTTTCTCCCTGGGCCCAGATACGGCCCCTGTTGGGCCCGTGTCAGCCCAGCAGGAAGGGCAGACCCAGGGCCATCTGCCGGCCTGCCTACCGATTCTGGGTTGGGTTTCCCCCCGGGGGAATCCAAGGGCGGCGTCCGGCAAGCTCAGGCAGCTTAGCTGGCTTGTTCGTTTCCTGGAGCCCCAGACCCCGGTTACCTGCATCCGCTTCAGGTTGGGAAAGTCCCCAGGTGAGATCTGGTGCTCGCGCTCGATCTGGCCATAAACCTCGGCCAGGTTGTTCACCAGCTCCTTCTTCTTGCTGTCCTTCCCGAACACCGAGGGCATCTCCTTCTTCAGAGAGCTGATGATGTAGGCATGGACCTGAGTAACAGGGGCAGAGAGAAACCTTCAGATCGAGACCTcagttctttccttccctctaggGCGGCTCTCACCCCATCTCTTCCCATAaagccccgcccccccgccccccagccagGTAGCCTCACCTTGGCCAGCCTGGCCCTCTTGATGAGGTCGTTCAGCTTGCGCAGGGCAGCGTTTCGCGGCAGACTCTGGATGTCTCTGAACAGGTCCTGCTCCTCGGCCTCAAAGAGCTTCCGGTTGTCTGGGATGAGAAGCGGGTGGGACCAGAAGGAGCCGATGTAGACCCGGATCACCTCCGGGGTGTTCACGATCTTCCCCAGGGACCACATGAGGGCCCCGTACACCCGCATCAGCTGCTGTGTCTCAATCTGGTCCGCCTTGTTCAGCACCACCCGCATCTTGTCCTCGTGGTTCTTGAGGGCCTTGATGACTTCTGAGAACTCATCTGAGATGTCCAGCTTGTGGGCGTCGAAGAGCAGGATGATGCGATCGACCCGCTCGGCGAACCACTCGAGGACCGCCGCGAAGTCGTACCCTGCGACACAGCGGAGTCAgggggtggggcctttggggcGGAGGGGAGGGTTCTGGGGGGAGGCAGCCAGTGC
This DNA window, taken from Kogia breviceps isolate mKogBre1 chromosome 11, mKogBre1 haplotype 1, whole genome shotgun sequence, encodes the following:
- the EHD3 gene encoding EH domain-containing protein 3, with the translated sequence MFSWLRSDDRRRKDPEVFQTVGDGLKKLYRTKLLPLEEHYRFHEFHSPALEDADFDNKPMVLLVGQYSTGKTTFIRYLLEQDFPGMRIGPEPTTDSFIAVMQGEVEGIIPGNALVVDPKKPFRKLNAFGNAFLNRFVCAQLPNPVLESISVIDTPGILSGEKQRISRGYDFAAVLEWFAERVDRIILLFDAHKLDISDEFSEVIKALKNHEDKMRVVLNKADQIETQQLMRVYGALMWSLGKIVNTPEVIRVYIGSFWSHPLLIPDNRKLFEAEEQDLFRDIQSLPRNAALRKLNDLIKRARLAKVHAYIISSLKKEMPSVFGKDSKKKELVNNLAEVYGQIEREHQISPGDFPNLKRMQDQLQAQDFSKFQPLKSKLLEVVDDMLAHDIAQLMVLVRQEETQRPAQIVKGGAFEGTLHGPFGHGYGEGAGEGIDDAEWVVARDKPMYDEIFYTLSPVDGKITGANAKKEMVRSKLPNSVLGKIWKLADIDKDGMLDDEEFALANHLIKVKLEGHELPSELPAHLIPPSKRKATE